A single window of Brevundimonas vitisensis DNA harbors:
- a CDS encoding methylated-DNA--[protein]-cysteine S-methyltransferase produces the protein MSAVQPDTLMLTLDRIASPVGEVLLVTDVDGAVRALDFADYEPRMMRLLGRHAPGAVLVAGRAPESLRAAIQAYFGGDVRALDAVGVKTAGTAFQRAVWAALRAIPAGQTRSYSQLAAAIGAPRAVRAAGLANGQNPIALIVPCHRVIGTNGTLTGYAGGIERKSWLLRHEGVIL, from the coding sequence ATGTCCGCTGTGCAGCCTGACACCCTGATGCTCACGCTCGACCGTATCGCGTCGCCTGTGGGGGAGGTGTTGCTGGTCACGGACGTGGACGGCGCGGTCCGGGCCCTCGATTTTGCCGACTATGAGCCGCGCATGATGCGTCTGCTGGGGCGGCACGCGCCCGGGGCCGTCCTGGTGGCGGGCCGGGCTCCGGAGAGTCTTCGGGCGGCGATACAGGCCTACTTCGGCGGGGATGTGCGGGCGCTCGACGCGGTGGGGGTAAAGACCGCCGGCACCGCCTTTCAGCGCGCGGTCTGGGCTGCGCTGCGTGCCATTCCGGCCGGCCAGACCCGCAGCTACAGCCAGTTGGCCGCGGCGATCGGTGCGCCCAGGGCTGTGCGGGCCGCCGGTCTGGCCAATGGCCAGAACCCCATTGCGTTGATCGTCCCCTGCCACCGGGTGATCGGCACGAACGGCACCCTGACCGGCTATGCCGGCGGCATCGAGCGCAAGAGCTGGCTGCTGCGGCATGAGGGCGTCATCCTCTAG
- a CDS encoding bifunctional transcriptional activator/DNA repair enzyme AdaA, with the protein MEIAPPPLDQDACYRAVLTRDARFDGRFFGCVKTTGIYCRPVCPARTPLRQNMIFVVTAAAAEEAGFRACLRCRPETAPDMGAWRGTSNSVSRALALIEAGALDGGAGGEGTTEALAERLGMGDRHLRRLFRQHLGAAPVSVAQTRRVLLAKTLLHQTGLSMAEVALASGFGSVRRFNETFQALYGRPPSSLRRGRERPGSTPGIALSLPYRPPYDWDDMIGALAARGDAVEAGRWSRVLSPEIDGTDGRVGVEHRIGGRLDLHVEAADLKALPGILARVRRVFDLSADPVAIERDLSADPLLAPLVAARPGMRLPGSWTDRPGDAPNDRLLDEALTLRAEAWRPWRAYAERHLRLGGVITKEDHHVRCAA; encoded by the coding sequence ATGGAGATCGCACCGCCCCCTCTGGACCAGGATGCCTGCTATCGGGCGGTGCTGACGCGCGATGCCCGTTTCGACGGGCGGTTCTTCGGGTGTGTGAAGACCACGGGCATCTATTGCCGTCCCGTCTGTCCGGCGCGGACCCCGCTGCGGCAAAACATGATCTTCGTGGTGACTGCGGCGGCGGCAGAGGAGGCAGGCTTTCGGGCCTGTCTTCGCTGTCGGCCAGAAACCGCCCCGGACATGGGAGCCTGGCGCGGCACGTCCAACAGCGTCAGTCGGGCCCTTGCCCTGATCGAGGCGGGGGCGCTGGACGGAGGGGCGGGCGGTGAGGGGACGACCGAGGCCCTGGCCGAACGTCTGGGCATGGGGGACCGCCACCTGCGCCGCCTGTTTCGCCAGCATCTGGGGGCCGCTCCGGTCAGTGTGGCCCAGACCCGGCGTGTGCTGCTGGCCAAGACCCTGCTGCATCAGACAGGTCTGTCGATGGCCGAGGTGGCCCTGGCCTCCGGCTTCGGCAGCGTGCGGCGGTTCAATGAGACGTTCCAGGCCCTCTATGGTCGACCGCCCTCGTCCCTGAGGCGAGGCCGCGAACGTCCTGGATCGACGCCCGGCATCGCCCTCAGCCTGCCCTATCGTCCACCTTATGATTGGGATGACATGATCGGCGCGCTCGCGGCGCGTGGCGACGCTGTGGAGGCGGGGCGATGGTCGCGTGTCCTCTCGCCCGAGATCGATGGGACAGACGGCCGGGTCGGCGTCGAGCACCGCATCGGCGGGCGGCTTGATCTCCATGTCGAGGCCGCCGACTTGAAGGCACTGCCAGGCATACTGGCCCGGGTGCGCAGGGTTTTCGATCTTTCAGCGGACCCGGTGGCGATCGAGCGCGATCTGTCCGCTGACCCTCTGCTGGCGCCGCTTGTGGCCGCCCGGCCGGGCATGAGGCTGCCGGGAAGCTGGACCGACCGCCCTGGCGACGCGCCGAACGATCGGTTGCTCGACGAGGCCCTGACCCTGCGTGCCGAGGCCTGGCGGCCATGGCGGGCCTATGCGGAACGGCACCTGCGCCTGGGCGGCGTCATCACCAAGGAGGACCACCATGTCCGCTGTGCAGCCTGA
- a CDS encoding HAAS signaling domain-containing protein, whose product MTMLDTYLDAVAAQLPRDTRDDIVAELRDTLLNRFEEREAELGRALSDDEREDILRAMGHPLVVAARYGRGPQSLIGPELFPYWLFAVKAGLFILLAVQALGLVIHLVSGTPNFGQSISQAFHGFFGSALTLIGVATVAGAVLDWQNIRPDFLTKWKVKDLAALRLSDPANWATGMAGADLNAKPSAYRPRPAPKPMPGADALWGVIAGIVFVLWWIGALRGVGMTAVSFGREDMVFQPAPIWAALFTPILAYALSGVAVDLLTVVRPSAIKLRALFRIPLAAAGLWLASVLYQAGTWFTLSQDGVTALVGPAGRYLAPDAWPRMAAAGKDIDGAGLILSTILTWVLAIIAVSLVCSILLNLWRLVRPARDRV is encoded by the coding sequence ATGACCATGCTCGACACCTATCTGGATGCTGTGGCGGCGCAGCTGCCGCGCGATACCCGCGACGACATCGTCGCCGAACTGCGCGACACATTGCTGAACCGCTTCGAGGAGCGAGAGGCCGAACTGGGCCGCGCGCTGAGCGATGACGAACGCGAAGACATCCTGCGAGCCATGGGTCATCCGTTGGTCGTGGCGGCCCGCTATGGCAGGGGGCCGCAGAGCCTGATCGGGCCAGAGCTGTTTCCCTATTGGCTGTTTGCGGTGAAGGCGGGTCTGTTCATCCTGCTGGCGGTGCAGGCGCTGGGTCTGGTCATTCACCTCGTGTCGGGCACGCCGAATTTCGGCCAGTCGATCTCCCAGGCCTTCCACGGCTTCTTCGGCAGCGCCCTGACCCTGATCGGCGTGGCCACGGTCGCCGGTGCCGTTCTGGACTGGCAGAACATTCGCCCCGACTTCCTGACGAAGTGGAAGGTGAAGGATCTGGCCGCGCTGCGTCTCAGCGACCCGGCCAACTGGGCGACGGGCATGGCGGGGGCCGATCTGAATGCAAAGCCCTCGGCCTACAGGCCCCGCCCGGCTCCCAAGCCCATGCCGGGGGCCGACGCCCTGTGGGGCGTGATCGCCGGGATCGTGTTCGTGCTGTGGTGGATCGGTGCGCTCCGGGGAGTGGGCATGACGGCCGTATCCTTCGGACGCGAAGACATGGTGTTTCAGCCTGCGCCCATCTGGGCCGCCCTGTTCACGCCGATCCTGGCCTATGCCTTGTCGGGCGTCGCGGTCGATCTGCTGACCGTGGTGCGTCCGAGTGCGATCAAGCTGCGGGCTCTGTTCCGAATCCCGTTGGCGGCGGCAGGGCTGTGGCTGGCTTCCGTCCTTTACCAGGCCGGAACCTGGTTCACGCTCAGCCAGGATGGCGTGACTGCTCTGGTCGGTCCGGCGGGACGGTATCTGGCCCCGGATGCCTGGCCGCGCATGGCCGCCGCCGGAAAAGACATCGACGGTGCCGGTCTGATCTTGAGCACCATCCTCACCTGGGTGCTGGCCATCATCGCCGTCAGTCTTGTCTGTTCGATCCTGCTCAATCTGTGGCGGCTGGTTCGACCCGCCCGAGACAGGGTTTGA
- a CDS encoding cell wall hydrolase translates to MSTPSPSRVATHADRTAKIRPAAAAAAFGGLVGLAIGCAYLGGTVAKATTVRAQAERIEGAASAGFTEEALSAAAGGMDASALAIARRHDPYTVAGPSQRDRQAELMTARLERLRGTPDSNLRQVSLGAAHPAARPFRLDNALDASRDLECLTQAVYYEARGEGRDGMRAVAQVVLNRARHPAFPKTVCSVVFQGAGRRTGCQFSFTCDGSMRAPINRAAWNRARDVASQALSGTVYSRVGNATHFHTTGVSPRWRSSLIQVGQVGDHVFYRFGGRSGSSSAFAYQPRASSSEPPQIMQASLDPTVPVRQAGQAVAYSWVLAQEGLGVGETSASPAPSASTPTTAAPAPAPAITTEPAPVT, encoded by the coding sequence TTGTCGACCCCTTCGCCCTCGCGCGTGGCTACCCATGCCGATCGTACCGCAAAGATCCGCCCCGCAGCGGCGGCGGCGGCATTCGGCGGGCTGGTCGGCCTGGCCATCGGCTGCGCCTATCTGGGCGGAACGGTCGCCAAGGCCACCACGGTGCGTGCTCAGGCGGAACGGATCGAGGGGGCGGCCTCCGCCGGCTTTACGGAAGAGGCCCTGTCGGCGGCTGCGGGCGGCATGGATGCCAGCGCCCTGGCCATCGCGCGTCGGCATGATCCCTACACCGTTGCAGGTCCGTCGCAGCGCGACCGGCAGGCGGAACTGATGACCGCCCGACTGGAACGTCTGCGCGGCACGCCCGATTCCAACCTTCGTCAGGTCAGCCTGGGGGCAGCCCATCCGGCCGCGCGGCCCTTCCGCCTGGACAACGCCCTGGACGCCTCGCGTGACCTGGAGTGCCTGACCCAGGCCGTCTATTACGAGGCCCGCGGCGAGGGTCGCGACGGCATGCGCGCCGTGGCCCAGGTCGTTCTGAACCGCGCCCGGCACCCGGCCTTCCCCAAGACGGTCTGCAGCGTCGTCTTCCAGGGGGCCGGACGACGCACCGGCTGCCAGTTCAGCTTCACCTGTGACGGATCCATGCGCGCGCCCATCAATCGGGCCGCGTGGAACCGGGCCCGTGACGTCGCCTCTCAGGCCTTGTCGGGCACTGTCTATTCTCGGGTCGGCAATGCGACCCACTTCCACACCACGGGCGTCTCCCCCCGATGGCGGTCCTCACTGATTCAGGTGGGCCAGGTCGGCGATCACGTCTTCTATCGCTTTGGGGGCCGTTCGGGCTCCAGCAGCGCCTTTGCCTACCAGCCGCGCGCCTCGTCGAGCGAACCGCCGCAGATCATGCAGGCCAGCCTGGATCCGACCGTGCCTGTCCGTCAGGCGGGACAGGCCGTCGCCTATAGCTGGGTCCTGGCCCAGGAAGGTCTCGGGGTGGGGGAAACCTCGGCCAGCCCCGCCCCCTCGGCGTCGACCCCTACCACTGCAGCGCCGGCACCGGCACCTGCGATCACAACGGAACCGGCCCCGGTTACCTGA
- a CDS encoding L-aspartate oxidase encodes MTAPIIHDGPLIIGGGLAGLSAALEAGPRPTLVVTPMPLLQACSSAWAQGGVAAALGDDDSAALHAKDTALAGAGLVEPLATRTLTDDGRETVEWLAGLGAPFDRAQGGGFAVSLEAAHSRPRVARVGGDGAGRAILSALVAAVRAAPHVTVWEDGRLCGLIQDASGRVRGALIERSGGRRVQVLAASVVLATGGAGGLYAQTTTPAALLGEGLALAWLAGAEILDPEFVQFHPTAMDVGLDPMPLATEALRGEGARLIDRDGGFLLGPADDADLAPRDVVARAVHAARAKGRGAYLDARSAIGEAFPHEFPAVFAACMRAGLDPRETPIPVAAAAHYHMGGIAASPDGRTSLPGLFAVGECAATGVHGANRLASNSLLEAAAFGRRTGRAAAAEAGGLTPVLSIVSGATLEDADLQTLRHAMSDHVGVVRDAEGLARALAIITELEAHSAGALPLITARLIAQAALDRQESRGGHYRSDWPDLSAAPRHTRIRRAPAKLIAAE; translated from the coding sequence ATGACGGCTCCGATCATTCATGACGGGCCGCTGATCATTGGCGGCGGACTGGCGGGCCTGTCGGCGGCGCTGGAGGCGGGGCCCCGGCCGACGCTGGTCGTGACCCCCATGCCCCTGCTTCAGGCCTGTTCCTCCGCCTGGGCGCAGGGCGGGGTGGCCGCAGCCCTTGGCGATGACGACAGCGCCGCCCTGCACGCCAAGGACACGGCCCTGGCCGGCGCGGGGCTGGTGGAGCCCTTGGCCACCCGAACCCTGACCGACGACGGGCGCGAGACGGTCGAGTGGCTGGCCGGTCTGGGTGCCCCGTTCGATCGTGCCCAGGGCGGCGGCTTTGCCGTCAGCCTGGAGGCCGCCCATTCGCGCCCGCGCGTCGCCCGCGTCGGCGGTGACGGTGCGGGCCGGGCCATCCTGTCGGCTCTGGTCGCGGCGGTGCGTGCCGCCCCTCATGTCACGGTATGGGAGGACGGACGGCTTTGCGGCCTGATCCAGGACGCCTCGGGCCGGGTGCGCGGGGCCCTGATCGAGCGGTCGGGCGGACGCCGGGTTCAGGTTCTGGCGGCCTCGGTGGTGCTGGCCACGGGCGGGGCCGGCGGCCTTTATGCCCAGACCACCACCCCCGCCGCCCTGCTGGGCGAGGGTCTGGCCCTGGCCTGGCTGGCCGGTGCCGAAATCCTGGATCCCGAGTTCGTCCAGTTCCATCCCACGGCCATGGACGTCGGGCTGGACCCCATGCCCCTGGCGACCGAGGCGTTGCGGGGCGAGGGCGCGCGCCTGATCGACCGGGACGGCGGTTTCCTGCTGGGGCCAGCGGACGATGCGGACCTGGCACCGCGCGATGTGGTGGCCCGTGCCGTCCATGCCGCCAGGGCCAAGGGCCGCGGAGCCTATCTGGATGCGCGATCGGCCATTGGCGAGGCCTTTCCGCACGAGTTTCCGGCGGTGTTCGCCGCCTGTATGCGGGCGGGCCTGGACCCTCGCGAGACGCCGATCCCCGTTGCGGCGGCGGCCCACTATCACATGGGGGGTATTGCGGCGTCGCCCGATGGGCGCACCAGCCTGCCCGGCCTGTTTGCCGTGGGCGAGTGCGCGGCGACCGGGGTGCATGGCGCCAATCGCCTGGCCTCCAACTCCCTGCTGGAAGCGGCCGCCTTCGGACGACGCACGGGCCGGGCGGCGGCAGCCGAGGCAGGCGGGCTGACCCCGGTCCTGTCGATCGTAAGCGGTGCCACCCTTGAGGATGCGGACCTGCAGACGCTGCGCCATGCCATGAGCGACCATGTCGGCGTGGTGCGCGATGCCGAAGGTCTGGCCAGGGCCCTGGCCATCATCACCGAACTGGAAGCCCATAGTGCCGGGGCCCTGCCGTTGATTACCGCCCGGTTGATCGCCCAGGCGGCGCTGGATCGTCAGGAGAGCCGCGGCGGACACTACCGAAGCGACTGGCCGGACCTGTCAGCCGCGCCCCGCCACACCCGTATCCGGCGCGCTCCGGCCAAGTTGATTGCCGCCGAATGA
- a CDS encoding dicarboxylate/amino acid:cation symporter, translating into MTDTPSTSPSPHRSRLPSLSLMVLAALATGLVAGAWAQTAGLPGGTATADMVAALGQLWLNALRMTIVPLVFSLLVVGIASIADAARTGRTAARAVAIFAVLIVGATLYAIGAAYSLLALWPIDPAGGAALVAGAPPAPEGIGQTAPFSAFVQTIAPANPIRAAAEDAILGLVVFAVFFGFAASRLPERLRVPLVTLFEAVAETMIVIVRWVLAAAPLGVFALSLGVGLSAGIGAAGTLVHYVAVISLSCLGITLLMYPLVALFGRVSLFRFARAAAPAQVVAFSTQSSLASLPVMVERAVDALGISRAGAGLVLPLAVAVFRITSPVANLGVAVYVAHLFGLEPSAGQLIAAGLAAILVSIGTVGLPGQVSFFASIAPICIAMGVPLEVLPLLLAVEVIPDIFRTVGNVTADLAVTRLVERPEAEPR; encoded by the coding sequence ATGACCGATACGCCCTCCACCTCGCCCTCGCCTCACCGGTCCAGGCTGCCGTCGCTCAGTCTGATGGTGCTGGCGGCCTTGGCGACGGGACTGGTGGCGGGGGCCTGGGCTCAGACAGCCGGTCTGCCGGGCGGGACGGCAACCGCCGATATGGTCGCAGCCCTGGGGCAGTTGTGGCTGAATGCTCTGCGAATGACGATCGTGCCGCTGGTCTTTTCGCTTCTGGTGGTCGGCATTGCCTCGATCGCAGACGCGGCGCGAACGGGGCGAACGGCGGCCCGGGCCGTGGCGATCTTTGCGGTGCTGATCGTGGGAGCCACCCTTTATGCCATCGGCGCCGCCTATAGCCTGCTGGCCCTGTGGCCGATCGATCCGGCTGGCGGTGCCGCCCTGGTGGCCGGAGCGCCGCCCGCGCCTGAGGGCATCGGCCAGACGGCACCCTTCTCGGCCTTCGTCCAGACCATCGCCCCGGCCAATCCGATCCGGGCGGCGGCCGAGGATGCGATCCTGGGGCTGGTGGTGTTTGCCGTCTTCTTTGGTTTTGCGGCCTCGCGCCTGCCCGAGCGTCTCCGGGTGCCTCTGGTCACGCTGTTCGAAGCGGTGGCCGAGACCATGATCGTGATCGTGCGCTGGGTCTTGGCCGCCGCGCCCTTGGGGGTATTCGCCCTGTCCCTGGGGGTTGGACTGTCAGCGGGGATCGGCGCGGCGGGAACCCTGGTCCACTATGTGGCCGTCATCTCTTTGTCCTGCCTGGGCATCACCCTGCTGATGTATCCTCTGGTCGCCCTGTTCGGTCGGGTCAGTCTGTTCCGCTTTGCGCGGGCAGCGGCTCCGGCCCAGGTGGTGGCCTTCTCGACCCAGTCGTCCCTGGCCAGTCTGCCGGTGATGGTCGAGCGGGCGGTCGATGCCTTGGGTATCAGCCGAGCCGGTGCCGGTCTGGTTCTGCCGCTGGCGGTGGCGGTCTTCCGCATTACCAGTCCGGTGGCCAATCTGGGGGTGGCGGTCTACGTCGCCCACCTGTTCGGACTGGAGCCGTCGGCAGGCCAGCTGATTGCGGCGGGACTGGCCGCCATACTGGTGTCGATCGGCACGGTTGGCCTGCCCGGACAGGTGTCCTTCTTCGCCTCCATCGCCCCAATCTGCATCGCGATGGGCGTGCCGCTGGAGGTTCTGCCTCTGTTGCTGGCGGTAGAGGTCATTCCGGACATTTTTCGCACCGTCGGCAATGTGACCGCCGACCTGGCCGTGACGCGCCTGGTCGAGAGACCGGAAGCCGAGCCTCGCTAA
- the nadA gene encoding quinolinate synthase NadA: MADGAAMARWTTVQDVTDHVWPKVRDHVTPMEWPVQAELIAEINRLKADRDAVILAHNYMTPDIFHGVGDYVGDSLGLAKEAARSDAKVIVQAGVHFMAETSKILSPDKTVLIPDLRAGCSLAASITGADVRLIKARYPGLPVVTYVNTTADVKAETDICCTSANAVQVVEWAAKEWGVDRVILIPDEFLARNVAAQTTVGIIAWKGRCEVHERFTAADIADMRAAYPGAEILAHPECPEDVLAASDFAGSTAAMTDYVAGRKPKQVVLITECSMASNVAGDVPGVQFIGPCNLCPHMKRITLENIRDCLINMQFEVTVPEDMAERARLAVQRMVDLPPPAIPARYDLFKARHHVAVELI; the protein is encoded by the coding sequence ATGGCAGACGGTGCAGCGATGGCGCGGTGGACCACGGTCCAGGATGTGACCGACCATGTCTGGCCCAAGGTGCGCGACCATGTCACCCCGATGGAATGGCCGGTCCAGGCCGAGCTGATCGCCGAGATCAATCGGCTGAAGGCCGATCGCGACGCCGTCATCCTGGCCCACAACTATATGACGCCCGACATCTTCCACGGGGTAGGGGACTATGTCGGCGACAGCCTGGGCCTGGCCAAGGAAGCCGCCCGGTCCGATGCCAAGGTGATTGTCCAGGCCGGCGTCCACTTCATGGCCGAGACGTCCAAGATCCTGTCGCCCGACAAGACGGTGCTGATCCCCGACCTGCGGGCCGGCTGTTCGCTCGCGGCCTCGATCACCGGGGCCGATGTGCGGCTGATCAAGGCGCGCTATCCGGGTCTGCCGGTCGTGACCTATGTGAACACCACCGCCGATGTGAAGGCCGAGACCGACATCTGCTGCACCAGCGCCAATGCGGTCCAGGTCGTCGAATGGGCGGCAAAGGAATGGGGCGTCGATCGTGTCATCCTGATCCCCGATGAGTTCCTGGCGCGCAATGTTGCGGCCCAGACCACCGTCGGCATCATCGCCTGGAAGGGCCGGTGCGAGGTGCACGAGCGCTTCACCGCCGCCGACATCGCCGACATGCGCGCCGCCTATCCGGGTGCCGAAATCCTGGCCCATCCGGAATGTCCCGAGGATGTGCTGGCCGCCTCCGATTTCGCAGGCTCCACAGCGGCGATGACGGACTATGTCGCAGGGCGAAAACCCAAGCAGGTCGTCCTGATCACCGAATGTTCGATGGCCTCCAATGTCGCCGGCGACGTACCCGGCGTGCAGTTCATCGGCCCGTGCAACCTGTGTCCGCACATGAAGCGGATTACCCTCGAAAACATCCGCGATTGCCTGATCAACATGCAGTTCGAGGTGACCGTGCCCGAGGATATGGCTGAGCGTGCGCGCCTGGCCGTGCAGCGGATGGTCGATCTGCCGCCGCCCGCGATCCCGGCCCGCTATGACCTCTTCAAGGCGCGTCACCATGTGGCGGTGGAGCTGATCTGA
- a CDS encoding PadR family transcriptional regulator produces the protein MALDPEQFDSMRLELRRGSLVLAVLARLREERYGYTLRQALAADGLEMEESTLYPLLRRLESQGLLISEWREEEKRRKRFYRLSPGGVAMLAELTAEWRGINASLEKIL, from the coding sequence ATGGCTTTGGATCCGGAACAGTTCGATTCCATGCGGCTGGAGCTGCGGCGTGGGTCTCTGGTCCTGGCTGTCCTGGCCCGGCTGAGAGAGGAACGCTACGGCTATACCCTGCGTCAGGCCTTGGCCGCTGACGGGCTGGAGATGGAGGAATCAACCCTCTATCCGCTGCTGCGTCGACTAGAGAGCCAGGGCCTGCTGATCAGCGAATGGCGCGAGGAAGAGAAGCGCAGGAAGCGCTTCTACCGCCTGTCGCCGGGCGGGGTCGCCATGCTGGCCGAACTGACCGCCGAATGGCGCGGCATCAATGCGTCGCTTGAGAAGATTTTGTGA
- a CDS encoding metalloprotease, with protein sequence MSDPTDSARRGPWDLPVNPVPSSPPPADRPPVQPDLVKGQHPAWALISTALLGGFIWWISGSWVIAVAAIFGLLVHEYGHVLAMNRLGMGPAKIYIIPFLGGVARGQRMPVSEWDGVLVSLAGPAFGILAAIPFFALGAYTAQAEWFVGAAAIAAINLINLAPAPPLDGSKALGPVLARIHPMVEMAVMVLIGLAVVAWGVMNGSYIFAVFLALALIGHLRRGTWRPEGRQLTWREAGMSVGLFLVTAILCAGVGVAALAPLTDGSVGGALEIGGRYFGIGR encoded by the coding sequence ATGAGCGATCCAACCGACTCCGCCCGCCGCGGCCCCTGGGACCTTCCCGTCAACCCGGTTCCCTCTTCGCCACCCCCTGCGGACCGGCCCCCGGTCCAGCCCGATCTGGTCAAGGGCCAGCATCCGGCCTGGGCCCTGATCTCGACGGCGTTGCTCGGCGGATTCATCTGGTGGATCAGCGGCAGCTGGGTCATCGCCGTGGCAGCGATCTTCGGCCTGCTGGTGCATGAATATGGGCATGTCCTGGCCATGAACCGGCTAGGGATGGGCCCGGCCAAAATCTATATCATTCCCTTCCTGGGCGGCGTCGCACGCGGCCAGCGCATGCCCGTCAGTGAGTGGGACGGGGTGCTGGTGTCCCTGGCCGGACCGGCCTTTGGCATATTGGCGGCCATCCCCTTCTTTGCCCTGGGGGCCTATACCGCCCAGGCGGAATGGTTCGTGGGCGCGGCGGCGATCGCGGCGATCAATCTGATCAACCTGGCCCCCGCGCCGCCTCTGGATGGGTCAAAGGCCCTGGGGCCCGTGCTGGCCCGGATTCATCCGATGGTCGAGATGGCGGTCATGGTGCTCATCGGCCTGGCGGTCGTGGCCTGGGGCGTGATGAACGGCAGCTATATCTTCGCGGTCTTTCTTGCCCTGGCCCTGATCGGACACCTGCGGCGCGGCACATGGCGGCCGGAAGGGCGGCAGCTGACCTGGCGCGAGGCGGGCATGAGTGTCGGCCTGTTCCTGGTCACCGCCATCTTGTGCGCCGGCGTCGGCGTCGCGGCCCTGGCGCCTCTGACCGACGGTTCGGTCGGCGGGGCGCTGGAGATCGGCGGACGCTATTTCGGTATCGGTCGATGA
- the nadC gene encoding carboxylating nicotinate-nucleotide diphosphorylase: MTSRLPEILIEPVVRMALAEDLGRAGDVTAAACIPADARLRAAFAARKPGVLAGIDIVRCAVLAMDPKASIDLKLADGATFAAGAVLAEVEADARAFLAAERTALNLLGRLCGIATLTHAYVEAVAGTRARIADTRKTTPGLRALEKHAVRCGGGVNHRFGLDDAILIKDNHVAVCGGVGEAIRRARAAAGHLMKVEVEVDGLDQLDEALIEGPDVVMLDNFTLPMLREAVARAKVNPFGRPVLEASGGVTLDTVAAIAATGVDVISVGALTHSAPALDLGLDALIG, translated from the coding sequence ATGACCTCCCGCCTGCCTGAGATCCTGATTGAGCCGGTCGTTCGCATGGCGCTGGCCGAGGATCTGGGCCGCGCAGGGGATGTGACCGCTGCGGCCTGTATCCCGGCCGATGCCCGGTTGCGTGCCGCCTTCGCCGCGCGCAAGCCCGGAGTGCTGGCCGGCATCGACATCGTCCGGTGCGCCGTGCTGGCCATGGATCCGAAGGCGTCGATCGACCTGAAGCTGGCGGACGGCGCAACCTTTGCCGCGGGTGCGGTCCTGGCCGAGGTCGAAGCCGATGCCCGGGCCTTCCTGGCGGCAGAGCGGACCGCACTGAACCTGCTGGGGCGCCTGTGCGGCATCGCGACCCTGACCCATGCCTATGTCGAGGCAGTGGCGGGGACGCGGGCACGGATCGCCGACACGCGCAAGACGACCCCGGGGCTGCGTGCGCTGGAGAAGCATGCCGTACGCTGTGGCGGCGGGGTCAACCATCGCTTTGGCCTGGATGACGCCATCCTGATCAAGGACAACCATGTCGCCGTCTGCGGCGGGGTGGGCGAGGCGATCCGCCGGGCGCGGGCCGCTGCGGGCCATCTGATGAAGGTCGAAGTAGAGGTCGACGGCCTGGATCAGCTGGACGAGGCCCTGATTGAGGGCCCCGACGTCGTCATGCTGGACAACTTCACCCTGCCCATGCTGCGCGAGGCGGTGGCCCGGGCCAAGGTGAATCCGTTCGGGCGGCCGGTGCTGGAAGCTTCGGGCGGCGTCACCCTGGATACGGTGGCGGCGATCGCGGCCACGGGCGTGGATGTGATTTCGGTCGGGGCCCTGACCCATTCGGCGCCGGCTCTGGATCTCGGCCTCGACGCCCTGATCGGCTGA
- a CDS encoding extensin family protein — MSCAPRSSERPYTPGDGPPRPAPAAAAPADAGLIDAPIDGQTRSRIARAAGAGVAACAASLGAARVTFDPVPDRVDSATCGLSQAGVLAVDLGTVARLAPAAPTMTCETALAFSVWRRQSVEPAAREIFGQDVVQIDHFGTYACRSVSNRPGARPSAHSLAAAIDFGGVRLRDGRRITVAADWRGDTDEARFLRRIRDDACRIFGTVLSPDYDAPHQDHLHLEPGARPFCR, encoded by the coding sequence ATGTCCTGCGCGCCCCGGAGCAGCGAGCGGCCGTATACGCCCGGCGACGGCCCGCCGCGGCCCGCTCCCGCAGCCGCCGCTCCTGCCGATGCCGGCCTGATCGATGCGCCGATCGATGGCCAGACGCGGTCGCGGATCGCGCGGGCCGCCGGGGCAGGTGTCGCGGCCTGCGCGGCCAGCCTGGGCGCGGCGAGGGTGACTTTCGATCCCGTGCCCGACCGCGTGGATTCGGCGACCTGCGGGCTCAGCCAAGCGGGCGTGCTGGCGGTGGACCTGGGCACGGTAGCACGGCTGGCTCCGGCCGCCCCGACCATGACGTGCGAGACGGCCCTGGCGTTCAGCGTCTGGCGCAGACAGTCGGTGGAGCCGGCGGCGCGTGAAATCTTCGGCCAGGATGTGGTCCAGATCGACCATTTCGGCACCTATGCGTGTCGCAGCGTCAGCAACCGGCCAGGGGCCCGGCCCAGCGCTCATTCCCTGGCCGCCGCCATCGACTTCGGCGGGGTGCGCCTGCGGGACGGGCGGCGGATCACCGTCGCGGCCGACTGGCGCGGCGACACGGATGAGGCGCGGTTCCTGCGCCGCATCCGCGACGATGCCTGCCGTATCTTCGGCACGGTGCTCAGCCCCGACTATGACGCGCCGCACCAGGATCACCTGCACCTGGAACCGGGGGCCCGACCCTTCTGCCGCTGA